In Pseudomonas sp. PDNC002, the DNA window CCGGAGCGATACCCAGATCGCCCAGGGAACCATGCGCTACGACCAGCTCAACCAGACCGGAGAAGATCTCCGCTTCGGCGCTGACGATGTCGCAGTGGACTGTAATAGCCATACCCTTGCCTCACGTAAGCGCCCGTTGCCGGGCGCACGGATTACAGCTTCTTCGCTTTCTCGATGGCTTCTTCGATGCCGCCGACCATGTAGAACGCCTGCTCGGGCAGGTGGTCGTAGTCACCGTTGAGGATGCCTTTGAAGCCAGCGATGGTGTCCTTCAGGGAGACGTATTTGCCCGGCGAGCCGGTGAATACTTCAGCCACGAAGAACGGCTGGGACAGGAAGCGCTGGATCTTACGAGCACGGGCCACCAGCAGCTTGTCGGACTCGGACAGTTCGTCCATGCCGAGGATCGCGATGATGTCCTTCAGCTCTTTGTAGCGCTGCAGAACGTACTGCACGCCACGAGCGGTGTCGTAGTGATCCTGGCCGATGACCAGCGGGTCCAGCTGACGGGAAGTCGAGTCCAGCGGATCCACGGCCGGGTAGATACCCAGCGAGGCGATGTCACGGGACAGTACGACGGTGGCGTCCAAGTGGGCGAAGGTGGTCGCCGGGCTCGGGTCGGTCAGGTCGTCCGCGGGAACGTAGACGGCCTGGATCGAGGTGATCGAGCCTTTCTTGGTGGAGGTGATGCGCTCTTGCAGAACGCCCATCTCTTCGGCCAGGGTCGGCTGGTAACCTACTGCGGAAGGCATACGGCCCAGCAGTGCGGATACTTCGGTACCGGCGAGGGTGTAACGGTAGATGTTGTCGATGAACAGCAGTACGTCACGGCCTTCGTCACGGAACTTCTCGGCCATGGTCAGGCCGGTCAGTGCAACGCGCAGACGGTTGCCCGGCGGCTCGTTCATCTGGCCATAAACCAGGGCTACCTTGTCCAGTACGCCGGAATCCTTCATCTCGTGGTAGAAGTCGTTACCCTCACGAGTACGCTCGCCCACACCAGCGAACACAGAGTAACCGCTGTGCTCCATGGCGATGTTACGGATCAGTTCCATCATGTTTACGGTCTTGCCTACACCGGCACCACCGAACAGACCGACTTTACCGCCCTTGGCGAACGGGCAGACCAGGTCGATAACCTTGATGCCGGTTTCGAGCAGGTCGTTGCCGCCAGCCTGGTCAGCGTAGGACGGAGCGTCGCGGTGAATACCCCAGCGCTCTTCTTCGCCGATGGGACCGGCTTCGTCGATCGGGTTGCCTAGCACGTCCATGATACGGCCCAGGGTCTTGGTGCCGACCGGGACGGAGATGGCTGCGCCGGTGCTTTCCACGTTCAGGCCACGCTTGAGGCCTTCGGTGGAACCCATCGCAATGGAACGAACCACGCCGTCGCCCAGCTGCTGCTGAACTTCCAGGGTGGTTTCGACGCCCTGAACTTTCAGGGCCTCGTAGATGCTCGGCACGGCATCGCGCGGGAATTCCACGTCGATCACGGCGCCGATGATTTGAACGATACGTCCGCTACTCATGTCTGGTTCCTCTGAATTTTGAACCTGTTCTTACACCGCGGCAGCGCCGCCGACGATTTCCGAGATTTCCTGGGTGATCGCCGCCTGACGTGCCTTGTTGTAGATCAGTTGCAGACCACTGATCAGATCACCGGCGTTGTCGGTAGCGTTCTTCATTGCAATCATCCGGGCCGCCTGTTCACAGGCGTTGTTCTCAACCACGGCCTGGTACACCTGGGATTCCACGTAGCGCACCAGCAGGCCGTCGAGGAGGGCCTTGGCGTCGGGTTCGTAGAGGTAGTCCCAGTGGTGCTTCAGCTCGGCATTGTCCTCG includes these proteins:
- the atpD gene encoding F0F1 ATP synthase subunit beta, whose product is MSSGRIVQIIGAVIDVEFPRDAVPSIYEALKVQGVETTLEVQQQLGDGVVRSIAMGSTEGLKRGLNVESTGAAISVPVGTKTLGRIMDVLGNPIDEAGPIGEEERWGIHRDAPSYADQAGGNDLLETGIKVIDLVCPFAKGGKVGLFGGAGVGKTVNMMELIRNIAMEHSGYSVFAGVGERTREGNDFYHEMKDSGVLDKVALVYGQMNEPPGNRLRVALTGLTMAEKFRDEGRDVLLFIDNIYRYTLAGTEVSALLGRMPSAVGYQPTLAEEMGVLQERITSTKKGSITSIQAVYVPADDLTDPSPATTFAHLDATVVLSRDIASLGIYPAVDPLDSTSRQLDPLVIGQDHYDTARGVQYVLQRYKELKDIIAILGMDELSESDKLLVARARKIQRFLSQPFFVAEVFTGSPGKYVSLKDTIAGFKGILNGDYDHLPEQAFYMVGGIEEAIEKAKKL